A single genomic interval of Meles meles chromosome 9, mMelMel3.1 paternal haplotype, whole genome shotgun sequence harbors:
- the RETREG2 gene encoding reticulophagy regulator 2 encodes MASGGGGGNTGAGGGPGLGLSLGLGLGLSLGMGEATGEAEEEAATAEAVGRLATTLWLRLRGWEAVLAAAQRLLVWEKPLHSLVTAAALNGLFWLLSSSSLRPFFLLSVSLLAYFLLDLWQPRFFPDVSASSPEEPHSDSEGAGSGARPHLLSVPELCRYLAESWLTFQIHLQELLQYKRQNPAQFCARVCSGCAVLAVLGHYVPGIMISYIILLSILLWPLVVYHELIQRMYTRLEPLLMQLDYSMKAEADALHHKHDKKKRQGKNAPSGGDEPLAETESESEAELAGFSPVVDVKKTALALAITDSELSDEEASILESGGFSVSRATTPQLTDVSEDLDQQSLPSEPEEALSRELGEGEETEPAPPAEDLLGLPQALSRQDLDSEEEEEDVVAEETLLRLSSPLHFVNTHFNGAGSPTDGAKLSPGGPVETLSPEAVSGDLTTAPSTLSPLLCLAESDPVPSPSVLPPLPQDLPQPLPAPEEEEALTTEDFELLDQGELEQLNAELGLGPETPSEPPDAAPPASPGPDTLSLVQSDQEAQAVAEP; translated from the exons ATGGCGAGCGGCGGTGGCGGTGGTAACACCGGCGCGGGTGGAGGCCCGGGGTTGGGCCTGAGCCTCGGCCTGGGCCTGGGTCTGAGCTTAGGCATGGGAGAGGCCACCGGCGAGGCGGAGGAGGAGGCGGCCACGGCCGAGGCGGTGGGCCGCCTGGCCACGACGCTGTGGCTGCGGCTCCGCGGCTGGGAGGCGGTGCTGGCGGCAGCGCAGCGGCTGCTGGTGTGGGAGAAACCGCTGCACAGCCTGGTCACGGCGGCCGCTCTCAACGGCCTCTTCTG GTTGTTGTCTTCGTCGTCCCTCCGGCCCTTCTTCCTACTCAGCGTCTCACTTTTGGCCTATTTTCTGCTGGATCTCTGGCAGCCTCGCTTCTTCCCTGACGTCTCAG CATCATCTCCAGAGGAGCCACACTCTGACAG TGAGGGTGCGGGGTCAGGCGCCCGGCCGCACCTGCTGAGTGTGCCCGAGTTGTGCAGATACCTGGCTGAGAGCTGGCTCACCTTCCAGATTCACCTGCAGGAGCTGCTGCAGTACAAGAGGCAGAATCCAGCTCAG TTCTGTGCTCGAGTTTGTTCTGGCTGTGCTGTGCTGGCTGTGCTGGGACACTATGTTCCGGGGATTATGATTTCCTACATTATCT TGCTGAGCATTCTGTTGTGGCCCCTGGTGGTTTATCATGAGCTGATCCAGAGGATGTACACCCGCCTGGAGCCCCTGCTCATGCAGTTGGATTACAGCATGAAGGCAGAAGCTGACGCCCTGCATCACAAACATGACAAGAAGA AGCGGCAGGGGAAGAACGCACCCTCTGGAGGTGATGAGCCGCTGGCGGAGACAGAAAGTGAAAGCGAAGCGGAACTGGCCGGCTTCTCCCCAGTG GTGGATGTGAAGAAAACAGCATTGGCTTTGGCCATTACAGACTCAGAACTGTCAGACGAGGAGGCTTCTATCTTGGAGAGTGGTGGCTTCTCTGTATCCCGGGCCACAACTCCACAGCTAACTGATGTCTCCGAGG ATTTGGACCAGCAGAGCCTGCCCAGTGAGCCAGAGGAGGCCCTGAGCCGggagctgggggaaggagaggagacggagccagcccctcctgctGAAGACCTGCTGGGGCTCCCTCAGGCCCTCTCAAGGCAAGATCTGGActcggaggaggaggaggaagatgtaGTAGCGGAGGAAACCTTGCTTCGGCTCTCATCCCCCCTTCACTTTGTGAACACGCACTTCAATGGGGCGGGCTCTCCCACAGATGGGGCGAAGCTCTCCCCTGGAGGACCAGTGGAGACACTGAGCCCGGAGGCAGTGAGTGGTGACCTCACCACTGCTCCGAGCACCCTGTCACCCTTACTTTGCCTTGCTGAAAGTGACCCGGTCCCCTCCCCCTCAGTGCTCCCACCTCTTCCCCAGGACTTgccccagccccttcctgcccCTGAGGAAGAGGAGGCACTCACCACTGAGGACTTCGAATTGCTGGATCAGGGGGAGCTGGAACAGCTGAATGCTGAGCTGGGCTTGGGGCCAGAGACACCCTCAGAGCCCCCTGATGCTGCGccccctgcatccccagggcccGACACCCTGTCTCTGGTACAGTCAGACCAAGAGGCTCAGGCCGTGGCAGAGCCATGA
- the ZFAND2B gene encoding AN1-type zinc finger protein 2B isoform X1, with translation MEFPDLGAHCSEPSCQRLDFLPLKCDACSGIFCADHVAYAQHHCGSAYQKGDIQVPVCPLCNAPVPVARGEPPDRAVGEHIDRDCRSDPAQQKRKIFTNKCERSGCRQREMMKLTCERCGRNFCIKHRHPLDHDCSGDSHPTSRAGLAAISRAQGLASSTSTIPSPSRTLPSSTSPSRATTQSPSRTAPPVIALQNGLSEDEALQRALELSLAETKPQAPRVHRERSLGAARSEDEEATSGERQEEQRVEPSLQKAPLASPAARERAARNVRWVGPW, from the exons ATGGAGTTTCCGGACCTCGGGGCTCACTGCTCCGAGCCGAGCTGTCAGCGCTTGG ATTTTCTGCCGCTCAAGTGCGACGCCTGCTCCGGCATCTTCTGCGCAGACCATGTGGCATACGCCCAGCATCACTGTGGATCTGCTTACCAAAAG GGG GATATCCAGGTACCTGTATGCCCACTCTGTAATGCGCCTGTGCCTGTGGCCAGAGGGGAGCCCCCTGACCGCGCTGTGGGGGAGCACATCGACAGAGACTGTCGCTCAGATCCAGCACAGCAAAAACGCAAG ATCTTCACCAATAAGTGCGAACGCTCTGGCTGCCGGCAGCGAGAAATGATGAAACTAACCTGCGAGCGGTGTGGCCGAAATTTCTGCATCAAGCACCGTCACCCACTGGACCATGATTGCTCCGGGGACAGTCACCCCACCAGCCGGGCAGG ACTTGCTGCCATCTCCAGAGCACAAGGTCTGGCTTCTTCTACAAGCACCATCCCCAGCCCAAGTCGGACATTACCTTCATCTACCTCTCCCAGCAG AGCGACAACCCAGTCTCCGTCCCGGACAGCCCCTCCAGTGATTGCCCTGCAGAATGGCTTG AGTGAAGATGAGGCTCTGCAAAGAGCCCTGGAACTGTCCTTGGCAGAGACCAAACCCCAGGCCCCAAG GGTACACAGGGAGAGGAGCCTGGGAGCAGCCAGGAGTGAAGATGAGGAGGCCACCTCCGGGGAGCGTCAGGAGGAGCAGCGTGTGGAGCCGAGCCTGCAGAAGGCCCCGCTGGCCTCTCCAGCTGCCCGGGAGAGAGCAGCTAGAAATGTCCGGTGGGTGGGCCCTTGGTGA
- the ZFAND2B gene encoding AN1-type zinc finger protein 2B isoform X5 → MEFPDLGAHCSEPSCQRLDFLPLKCDACSGIFCADHVAYAQHHCGSAYQKGDIQVPVCPLCNAPVPVARGEPPDRAVGEHIDRDCRSDPAQQKRKIFTNKCERSGCRQREMMKLTCERCGRNFCIKHRHPLDHDCSGDSHPTSRAGLAAISRAQGLASSTSTIPSPSRTLPSSTSPSRATTQSPSRTAPPVIALQNGLSEDEALQRALELSLAETKPQAPSSQEEEDLALAQALSASEAEYRRQQGTQGEEPGSSQE, encoded by the exons ATGGAGTTTCCGGACCTCGGGGCTCACTGCTCCGAGCCGAGCTGTCAGCGCTTGG ATTTTCTGCCGCTCAAGTGCGACGCCTGCTCCGGCATCTTCTGCGCAGACCATGTGGCATACGCCCAGCATCACTGTGGATCTGCTTACCAAAAG GGG GATATCCAGGTACCTGTATGCCCACTCTGTAATGCGCCTGTGCCTGTGGCCAGAGGGGAGCCCCCTGACCGCGCTGTGGGGGAGCACATCGACAGAGACTGTCGCTCAGATCCAGCACAGCAAAAACGCAAG ATCTTCACCAATAAGTGCGAACGCTCTGGCTGCCGGCAGCGAGAAATGATGAAACTAACCTGCGAGCGGTGTGGCCGAAATTTCTGCATCAAGCACCGTCACCCACTGGACCATGATTGCTCCGGGGACAGTCACCCCACCAGCCGGGCAGG ACTTGCTGCCATCTCCAGAGCACAAGGTCTGGCTTCTTCTACAAGCACCATCCCCAGCCCAAGTCGGACATTACCTTCATCTACCTCTCCCAGCAG AGCGACAACCCAGTCTCCGTCCCGGACAGCCCCTCCAGTGATTGCCCTGCAGAATGGCTTG AGTGAAGATGAGGCTCTGCAAAGAGCCCTGGAACTGTCCTTGGCAGAGACCAAACCCCAGGCCCCAAG TTCTCAGGAGGAAGAAGACTTAGCTTTAGCACAGGCCCTGTCGGCCAGCGAGGCAGAATACCGACGGCAGCAG GGTACACAGGGAGAGGAGCCTGGGAGCAGCCAGGAGTGA
- the ZFAND2B gene encoding AN1-type zinc finger protein 2B isoform X3, protein MEFPDLGAHCSEPSCQRLDFLPLKCDACSGIFCADHVAYAQHHCGSAYQKGDIQVPVCPLCNAPVPVARGEPPDRAVGEHIDRDCRSDPAQQKRKIFTNKCERSGCRQREMMKLTCERCGRNFCIKHRHPLDHDCSGDSHPTSRAGLAAISRAQGLASSTSTIPSPSRTLPSSTSPSRATTQSPSRTAPPVIALQNGLSEDEALQRALELSLAETKPQAPSSQEEEDLALAQALSASEAEYRRQQAQSRSLKPSNCSLC, encoded by the exons ATGGAGTTTCCGGACCTCGGGGCTCACTGCTCCGAGCCGAGCTGTCAGCGCTTGG ATTTTCTGCCGCTCAAGTGCGACGCCTGCTCCGGCATCTTCTGCGCAGACCATGTGGCATACGCCCAGCATCACTGTGGATCTGCTTACCAAAAG GGG GATATCCAGGTACCTGTATGCCCACTCTGTAATGCGCCTGTGCCTGTGGCCAGAGGGGAGCCCCCTGACCGCGCTGTGGGGGAGCACATCGACAGAGACTGTCGCTCAGATCCAGCACAGCAAAAACGCAAG ATCTTCACCAATAAGTGCGAACGCTCTGGCTGCCGGCAGCGAGAAATGATGAAACTAACCTGCGAGCGGTGTGGCCGAAATTTCTGCATCAAGCACCGTCACCCACTGGACCATGATTGCTCCGGGGACAGTCACCCCACCAGCCGGGCAGG ACTTGCTGCCATCTCCAGAGCACAAGGTCTGGCTTCTTCTACAAGCACCATCCCCAGCCCAAGTCGGACATTACCTTCATCTACCTCTCCCAGCAG AGCGACAACCCAGTCTCCGTCCCGGACAGCCCCTCCAGTGATTGCCCTGCAGAATGGCTTG AGTGAAGATGAGGCTCTGCAAAGAGCCCTGGAACTGTCCTTGGCAGAGACCAAACCCCAGGCCCCAAG TTCTCAGGAGGAAGAAGACTTAGCTTTAGCACAGGCCCTGTCGGCCAGCGAGGCAGAATACCGACGGCAGCAG GCCCAGAGCCGCAGCTTGAAGCCGTCCAACTGCAGCCTGTGCTAG
- the ZFAND2B gene encoding AN1-type zinc finger protein 2B isoform X2, with amino-acid sequence MEFPDLGAHCSEPSCQRLDFLPLKCDACSGIFCADHVAYAQHHCGSAYQKDIQVPVCPLCNAPVPVARGEPPDRAVGEHIDRDCRSDPAQQKRKIFTNKCERSGCRQREMMKLTCERCGRNFCIKHRHPLDHDCSGDSHPTSRAGLAAISRAQGLASSTSTIPSPSRTLPSSTSPSRATTQSPSRTAPPVIALQNGLSEDEALQRALELSLAETKPQAPRVHRERSLGAARSEDEEATSGERQEEQRVEPSLQKAPLASPAARERAARNVRWVGPW; translated from the exons ATGGAGTTTCCGGACCTCGGGGCTCACTGCTCCGAGCCGAGCTGTCAGCGCTTGG ATTTTCTGCCGCTCAAGTGCGACGCCTGCTCCGGCATCTTCTGCGCAGACCATGTGGCATACGCCCAGCATCACTGTGGATCTGCTTACCAAAAG GATATCCAGGTACCTGTATGCCCACTCTGTAATGCGCCTGTGCCTGTGGCCAGAGGGGAGCCCCCTGACCGCGCTGTGGGGGAGCACATCGACAGAGACTGTCGCTCAGATCCAGCACAGCAAAAACGCAAG ATCTTCACCAATAAGTGCGAACGCTCTGGCTGCCGGCAGCGAGAAATGATGAAACTAACCTGCGAGCGGTGTGGCCGAAATTTCTGCATCAAGCACCGTCACCCACTGGACCATGATTGCTCCGGGGACAGTCACCCCACCAGCCGGGCAGG ACTTGCTGCCATCTCCAGAGCACAAGGTCTGGCTTCTTCTACAAGCACCATCCCCAGCCCAAGTCGGACATTACCTTCATCTACCTCTCCCAGCAG AGCGACAACCCAGTCTCCGTCCCGGACAGCCCCTCCAGTGATTGCCCTGCAGAATGGCTTG AGTGAAGATGAGGCTCTGCAAAGAGCCCTGGAACTGTCCTTGGCAGAGACCAAACCCCAGGCCCCAAG GGTACACAGGGAGAGGAGCCTGGGAGCAGCCAGGAGTGAAGATGAGGAGGCCACCTCCGGGGAGCGTCAGGAGGAGCAGCGTGTGGAGCCGAGCCTGCAGAAGGCCCCGCTGGCCTCTCCAGCTGCCCGGGAGAGAGCAGCTAGAAATGTCCGGTGGGTGGGCCCTTGGTGA
- the ZFAND2B gene encoding AN1-type zinc finger protein 2B isoform X4, whose protein sequence is MEFPDLGAHCSEPSCQRLDFLPLKCDACSGIFCADHVAYAQHHCGSAYQKDIQVPVCPLCNAPVPVARGEPPDRAVGEHIDRDCRSDPAQQKRKIFTNKCERSGCRQREMMKLTCERCGRNFCIKHRHPLDHDCSGDSHPTSRAGLAAISRAQGLASSTSTIPSPSRTLPSSTSPSRATTQSPSRTAPPVIALQNGLSEDEALQRALELSLAETKPQAPSSQEEEDLALAQALSASEAEYRRQQAQSRSLKPSNCSLC, encoded by the exons ATGGAGTTTCCGGACCTCGGGGCTCACTGCTCCGAGCCGAGCTGTCAGCGCTTGG ATTTTCTGCCGCTCAAGTGCGACGCCTGCTCCGGCATCTTCTGCGCAGACCATGTGGCATACGCCCAGCATCACTGTGGATCTGCTTACCAAAAG GATATCCAGGTACCTGTATGCCCACTCTGTAATGCGCCTGTGCCTGTGGCCAGAGGGGAGCCCCCTGACCGCGCTGTGGGGGAGCACATCGACAGAGACTGTCGCTCAGATCCAGCACAGCAAAAACGCAAG ATCTTCACCAATAAGTGCGAACGCTCTGGCTGCCGGCAGCGAGAAATGATGAAACTAACCTGCGAGCGGTGTGGCCGAAATTTCTGCATCAAGCACCGTCACCCACTGGACCATGATTGCTCCGGGGACAGTCACCCCACCAGCCGGGCAGG ACTTGCTGCCATCTCCAGAGCACAAGGTCTGGCTTCTTCTACAAGCACCATCCCCAGCCCAAGTCGGACATTACCTTCATCTACCTCTCCCAGCAG AGCGACAACCCAGTCTCCGTCCCGGACAGCCCCTCCAGTGATTGCCCTGCAGAATGGCTTG AGTGAAGATGAGGCTCTGCAAAGAGCCCTGGAACTGTCCTTGGCAGAGACCAAACCCCAGGCCCCAAG TTCTCAGGAGGAAGAAGACTTAGCTTTAGCACAGGCCCTGTCGGCCAGCGAGGCAGAATACCGACGGCAGCAG GCCCAGAGCCGCAGCTTGAAGCCGTCCAACTGCAGCCTGTGCTAG
- the ABCB6 gene encoding ATP-binding cassette sub-family B member 6, whose product MVIVGNYCEAEGPLGPAWVHGGLSPCFFFTVTPSTLMALGALALVLALPCKRREQPAGAREVSCSAGPLVAPYILQLLLATLQVALPLASLVGRVGTAGGAPLPGYLLLASILGTLASACGLGLLVVERNQAWQKLAMGIWIEFRHSSGLLLLWTVAFTAENLALVSWNSPLWWWARADLGQQVQFGLWVLRYVVSGGLFILGLWAPGLRPQSYALKINEDDQDVERSEVQSTEAPPRSTWQDLGRKLRLLSGYLWPQGSPVLQFIVLICLGLMGLERGLNVLVPIFYRDIVNLLTEKAPWSSLAWTVIIYVILKFLQGGGTGSTGFVSNLRTFLWIRVQQFTSRQVELRLFSHLHELSLHWHLGRRTGEVLRIVDRGTSSVTGLLSYLVFNILPTLADITIGIIYFSMFFNAWFGLIVFLCMSLYLIVTIVVTEWRTKFRRAMNTQENATRARAVDSLLNFETVKYYNAEGYEVDRYREAILKYQDLEWKSTASLVLLNQTQNLVIGLGLLAGSLLCAYFVSEQKLQVGDFVLFGTYIIQLYMPLNWFGTYYRMIQTNFIDMENMFDLLKEKAEVKDLPGAGPLRFQRGQIEFENVHFSYSSGRETLQDVSFTVMPGQTLALVGPSGAGKSTVLRLLFRFYDINSGCIRIDGQDISQVTQISLRSHIGVVPQDTVLFNDTIANNIRYGCVTAGDEEVMAAAEAAGIHEAILNFPEGYETQVGERGLKLSGGEKQRIAIARTILKAPDIILLDEATSALDTSNERAIQASLAKVCANRTTIVVAHRLSTVVDADQILVFKDGCIVERGRHEALLSRGGMYADMWQLQQRGQEEVSEDTRPPE is encoded by the exons ATGGTGATCGTGGGCAACTACTGCGAGGCCGAGGGGCCTTTGGGGCCGGCCTGGGTGCACGGTGGCCTGAGTCCCTGCTTCTTCTTCACTGTTACGCCCTCGACACTGATGGCCCTGGGGGCTCTGGCCTTGGTGCTAGCCCTGCCTTGCAAGCGCCGAGAGCAGCCTGCTGGCGCCCGCGAGGTGTCCTGCAGCGCCGGGCCTCTTGTCGCTCCCTACATACTGCAGCTGCTTCTGGCCACACTTCAGGTGGCCCTGCCCCTAGCCAGCCTGGTTGGCCGGGTGGGCACTGCTGGGGGCGCCCCGCTGCCAGGCTACCTACTGCTGGCTTCCATACTGGGGACTCTGGCCAGCGCCTGTGGCCTGGGGCTGCTCGTGGTGGAACGTAACCAGGCCTGGCAGAAGCTAGCTATGGGTATCTGGATCGAGTTCAGGCACAGCTCGGGTCTCCTGCTCCTCTGGACTGTGGCATTTACAGCTGAGAACTTGGCCCTTGTGTCTTGGAACAGCCCACTGTGGTGGTGGGCACGGGCAGACTTGGGCCAGCAG GTTCAGTTTGGCCTGTGGGTGCTGCGGTATGTGGTCTCTGGAGGGCTTTttatcctgggactctgggcccCTGGACTTCGTCCCCAGTCCTATGCCTTGAAAATTAACGAAGACGATCAAGATGTAGAGAGGAGCGAG GTTCAGTCAACAGAGGCACCACCACGATCTACATGGCAAGACCTGGGCAGGAAGCTCCGCCTACTGAGTGGCTACCTGTGGCCTCAAGGGAGCCCAGTTCTGCAGTTCATTGTGCTCATCTGCCTGGGGCTCATGGGCTTGGAACGGGGACTGAATGTGTTGGTCCCCATCTTCTATAGGGACATAG TGAACTTGCTGACTGAGAAGGCCCCTTGGAGCTCCCTGGCCTGGACCGTTATCATCTATGTCATCCTCAAGTTCCTCCAGGGGGGTGGCACAGGCAGTACAG GCTTCGTGAGCAACCTGCGCACGTTCCTGTGGATTCGGGTGCAGCAGTTCACGTCACGGCAGGTGGAGCTGCGTCTCTTCTCCCACCTGCACGAACTGTCCTTGCACTGGCACCTGGGGCGTCGTACCGGGGAGGTGCTGCGGATTGTGGACCGGGGCACGTCCAGCGTCACGGGGCTGCTCAG CTACCTGGTGTTCAACATCCTCCCCACACTGGCTGACATCACCATCGGCATCATCTACTTCAGCATGTTCTTCAACGCCTGGTTTGGCCTCATTGTGTTCCTCTGCATGAGTCTTTACCTCA TTGTGACCATTGTGGTCACCGAGTGGAGAACGAAGTTTCGACGTGCCATGAACACACAAGAGAATGCTACCCGGGCCCGAGCTGTGGATTCTTTGCTAAACTTTGAGACG GTGAAGTATTACAACGCGGAGGGTTACGAAGTGGACCGCTATCGAGAGGCCATCCTCAAGTACCAG GATCTGGAGTGGAAGTCAACGGCTTCGCTGGTTCTACTGAATCAGACCCAGAACCTGGTGATTGGGCTCGGGCTCCTCGCTGGCTCCCTGCTTTGTGCGTACTTTGTCAGCGAGCAGAAGCTACAG GTCGGTGACTTTGTGCTGTTCGGCACCTACATCATCCAGCTGTACATGCCGCTCAACTGGTTCGGCACCTACTACAG GATGATCCAGACGAACTTCATCGACATGGAGAACATGTTCGACCTGCTGAAAGAGAAGGCAGAA GTGAAGGAcctgcctggagcagggcccctgCGCTTCCAGAGGGGCCAGATAGAGTTTGAGAACGTTCACTTCAGCTACTCCAGTGG GCGAGAGACCCTGCAGGACGTGTCCTTCACCGTCATGCCCGGACAGACACTGGCCCTG GTGGGCCCGTCGGGAGCCGGGAAGAGCACGGTGTTGCGCCTGCTGTTTCGCTTCTACGACATCAACTCTGGCTGCATCCGAATCGATGGGCAGGACATCTCCCAG GTGACCCAGATCTCCCTCCGGTCTCACATTGGAGTCGTGCCCCAGGACACCGTCCTCTTCAACGACACCATCGCCAACAACATCCGCTATGGCTGCGTCACTGCTGGGGACGAGGAGGTGATGGCGGCTGCTGAGGCTGCCGGCATCCATGAGGCCATCCTGAATTTCCCTGAAG GATACGAGACGCAGGTGGGCGAGCGGGGACTCAAGCTgagtgggggagagaagcagCGCATTGCCATTGCTCGCACCATCCTCAAGGCTCCAGACATCATTCTGCTGGATGAG GCAACTTCCGCACTGGATACATCTAACGAGAGAGCCATCCAGGCTTCTCTGGCCAAAGTCTGCGCCAATCGCACCACCATCGTAGTGGCGCACAG GCTCTCAACTGTGGTTGACGCTGACCAGATCCTCGTCTTTAAGGATGGCTGTATTGTGGAGCGAGGACG GCACGAGGCTCTGTTGTCTCGAGGTGGCATGTACGCAGACATGTGGCAGCTGCAGCAGCGGGGACAAGAAGAAGTTTCTGAGGACACCAGACCCCCAGAGTGA